The Lysobacter enzymogenes genome window below encodes:
- a CDS encoding NAD(P)/FAD-dependent oxidoreductase, giving the protein MGAVQAEHESVEQQSAEPLAARREDVVIVGAGVIGLACALILLEDGRRVRVIDAGRIGGGSSHGNCGTITPSHATPLAAPGVIAQALKWVLSPDAPLYLHPRLDPQLWGWLLRFAARCNERDWRSSATAKAALLNDSRERLQAWVGRYGLACEFDGSGVDYVFRSEAGYVHSQHELDLLREFGVGVELIDGGAYEAQDPAFKPGVVGAIRFAHDAVLRPDTYVAELARAVRERGGELQEYCALKDLREDADGVALDTSHGLVHAREAVVALGAWSPKLADAIGLPALKGAIQPGKGYSITYDRPELLPRRPVVLKEPKVCVTMWDSGYRLGSTMEFSGYDESLNPRRLAALERGAAQFLHQPLGPVERERWYGWRPMSIDDVPLIGRVPGRQRLWIANGHGMMGVSMSAGTGQLLADLIGGRAPAIDPHPYRPERFA; this is encoded by the coding sequence ATGGGCGCAGTGCAGGCGGAACACGAGTCGGTGGAACAGCAGTCGGCCGAGCCGCTCGCGGCGCGGCGCGAGGACGTGGTGATCGTCGGCGCCGGCGTGATCGGACTGGCCTGCGCGCTGATCCTGCTCGAGGACGGCCGCCGGGTGCGGGTCATCGACGCCGGCCGCATCGGCGGCGGCAGCTCGCACGGCAACTGCGGCACCATCACCCCCAGCCACGCGACCCCGTTGGCCGCGCCCGGCGTGATCGCGCAGGCGCTCAAATGGGTGCTGAGCCCGGACGCGCCGCTGTACCTGCACCCCAGGCTCGACCCGCAGCTGTGGGGTTGGCTGCTGCGCTTCGCCGCGCGCTGCAACGAGCGCGACTGGCGCAGCAGCGCCACCGCGAAAGCGGCGCTGCTCAACGATTCGCGCGAGCGCCTGCAGGCCTGGGTCGGGCGTTACGGGCTGGCCTGCGAGTTCGACGGCTCCGGCGTCGATTACGTGTTCCGTTCCGAAGCCGGCTATGTCCACAGCCAGCACGAGCTCGACCTGCTGCGCGAATTCGGCGTCGGCGTGGAGCTGATCGACGGCGGCGCCTACGAGGCGCAGGACCCGGCGTTCAAGCCCGGCGTGGTCGGCGCGATCCGCTTCGCCCACGACGCGGTGCTGCGACCGGACACTTACGTCGCCGAGCTGGCGCGCGCGGTGCGCGAGCGCGGCGGCGAGCTGCAGGAATACTGCGCGCTGAAGGATCTGCGCGAGGACGCCGACGGCGTCGCCCTCGACACCAGCCACGGCCTGGTGCATGCGCGCGAGGCGGTGGTGGCGCTGGGCGCGTGGTCGCCCAAGCTCGCCGACGCGATCGGCCTGCCCGCGCTGAAGGGCGCGATCCAGCCCGGCAAGGGCTATTCGATCACCTACGACCGGCCCGAGCTGCTGCCGCGGCGGCCGGTGGTGCTGAAGGAACCCAAGGTCTGCGTGACCATGTGGGACAGCGGCTACCGGCTCGGCAGCACGATGGAATTCTCCGGCTACGACGAAAGCCTCAACCCGCGCCGGCTGGCCGCGCTGGAGCGCGGCGCGGCGCAGTTCCTGCACCAGCCGCTCGGCCCGGTCGAGCGCGAGCGCTGGTACGGCTGGCGGCCGATGAGCATCGACGACGTGCCGCTGATCGGTCGCGTCCCGGGCCGCCAGCGCCTGTGGATCGCCAACGGCCACGGCATGATGGGCGTGAGCATGAGCGCCGGCACCGGCCAGTTGTTGGCCGACCTGATCGGCGGGCGCGCGCCCGCGATCGACCCGCATCCTTACCGACCGGAGCGCTTCGCATGA
- a CDS encoding M4 family metallopeptidase: MQSKTALLAAAVVAALAGVAVHSQRSSTAAAVAAKTPATASAVPSGAAATPAAHAHAIAAAAQNKATLRAMIDTSARPGSQLGWSSTSPEQADQSAAAARARALLAGIGAREANLAQADGFNARDVMIDRDGTEHVRMERNYQGLPVIGGDMVVHTRNGELLSITQGGNMRTTARPQLKPGISAAQARSDAGAQFDGRVAELEPARLVVYARHGMEPTLAYQVDLSGERADGNGPGVMSYFLDARSGSVLEAENRVHTAAANGTGKTLTLGDVGLVTDSTKNGYQLIDPSRGSGQTLNAKNSTSTIFAAAFTDSDNVWGNGNTSDPASAAADVHYGIAATWDYFKAVHGRNGIGNDGKGVKSYVHYGKDYLNAAWVPGGGYMIYGDGDASNGKVPLVSLDMSGHEMTHGVTIASANLGYYLIKDSGGLNEALSDLFGTQVEFSAGSANDPADFLFGEKFARTVTGGAERVLFQQNLDAAWRSKGNRSFKCYPAGGFTREDTAEGKKFDPHFSSGVGNLAWYLMWQGSQVPASHPNVAVADLACNGDTGIVGLGAAKVAKIWYAALTKYFVSSTDYPGARAGTLNAAKDLYGADSPEYRTVARAWSAVAVN; encoded by the coding sequence ATGCAGTCGAAGACCGCTCTACTCGCCGCCGCCGTGGTCGCCGCGCTCGCCGGCGTGGCCGTCCACAGCCAGCGCTCGTCCACCGCCGCCGCGGTCGCCGCCAAGACGCCGGCCACCGCGTCCGCGGTTCCGTCCGGCGCCGCCGCAACGCCGGCCGCGCACGCCCACGCCATCGCCGCCGCCGCGCAGAACAAGGCCACGCTGCGCGCGATGATCGACACCAGCGCCCGCCCCGGCAGCCAACTCGGTTGGTCCAGCACCTCGCCGGAACAAGCCGACCAAAGCGCCGCCGCCGCACGCGCACGCGCCCTGCTCGCCGGAATCGGCGCGCGCGAAGCCAACCTCGCCCAGGCCGACGGCTTCAACGCCCGCGACGTGATGATCGACCGCGACGGTACCGAACACGTGCGCATGGAACGCAACTACCAAGGCCTGCCGGTGATCGGCGGCGACATGGTCGTGCATACCCGCAACGGCGAACTGCTCTCGATCACCCAGGGCGGCAACATGCGCACCACCGCGCGTCCGCAACTCAAGCCCGGCATCAGCGCCGCGCAGGCGCGCAGCGACGCCGGCGCCCAGTTCGACGGCCGCGTCGCCGAGCTCGAGCCGGCCAGGCTGGTGGTCTACGCCCGCCACGGCATGGAACCGACCCTGGCCTACCAGGTCGACCTGAGCGGCGAACGCGCCGACGGCAACGGCCCGGGCGTGATGTCGTATTTCCTCGATGCGCGCAGCGGCAGCGTGCTGGAAGCCGAGAACCGCGTGCACACCGCCGCCGCCAACGGCACCGGCAAGACCCTGACCCTGGGCGATGTCGGCCTGGTCACCGATTCGACCAAGAACGGCTACCAGCTGATCGACCCTTCGCGCGGCAGCGGCCAGACCCTCAATGCCAAGAACTCGACCAGCACGATCTTCGCCGCGGCGTTCACCGACAGCGACAACGTCTGGGGCAACGGCAACACATCCGATCCCGCCAGCGCCGCGGCGGACGTCCACTACGGTATCGCCGCGACCTGGGATTACTTCAAGGCCGTGCACGGCCGCAACGGCATCGGCAACGACGGCAAGGGCGTGAAAAGCTACGTCCACTACGGCAAGGACTACCTCAACGCGGCCTGGGTTCCCGGCGGGGGCTACATGATCTACGGCGACGGCGACGCCTCCAACGGCAAGGTTCCGCTGGTCAGCCTCGACATGTCCGGCCATGAAATGACCCACGGCGTCACCATCGCCTCGGCCAATCTGGGCTATTACCTGATCAAGGACAGCGGCGGCCTCAACGAAGCGCTCTCGGACCTGTTCGGCACCCAGGTCGAATTCAGCGCCGGCAGCGCCAACGACCCGGCCGATTTCCTGTTCGGCGAGAAGTTCGCCCGCACCGTTACCGGCGGCGCGGAGCGGGTGCTGTTCCAGCAGAATCTCGACGCCGCCTGGCGCAGCAAGGGCAACCGCTCGTTCAAGTGCTATCCCGCCGGCGGCTTCACCCGGGAAGACACCGCCGAAGGCAAGAAATTCGATCCGCACTTCAGCTCCGGCGTCGGCAACCTGGCCTGGTATCTGATGTGGCAAGGATCGCAGGTGCCCGCCAGCCATCCCAACGTCGCCGTCGCCGACCTCGCCTGCAACGGCGACACCGGCATCGTCGGCCTCGGCGCGGCCAAGGTCGCCAAGATCTGGTACGCCGCGCTGACCAAGTACTTCGTTTCCAGCACCGATTATCCGGGCGCCCGCGCCGGCACCCTCAATGCGGCCAAGGACCTGTACGGCGCGGACTCGCCGGAGTACCGGACCGTCGCCCGCGCCTGGTCGGCGGTCGCCGTGAACTGA
- a CDS encoding C40 family peptidase — protein sequence MTKAAHYPGNTAPAPARGPWPLPAAVLALALCGLLAACSGGKQTVRRTPPPAQPARVWPHVDPDNPVAANAVLMRAFSLVGTPYRYGGNTPEGGFDCSGLVNYVYRDMLALNLPRTSRDLAGYQGPRIDPLRLAAGDLVFFGSSGNVSHVGIYVGEGRFVHAPSTGGTVRLDRLDGPYWRDHYSGAKRILK from the coding sequence GTGACGAAGGCCGCGCATTATCCCGGCAACACCGCTCCCGCGCCAGCGCGCGGGCCCTGGCCGTTGCCGGCCGCCGTGCTGGCGCTGGCCCTGTGCGGCCTGCTCGCGGCCTGCAGCGGCGGCAAGCAGACGGTGCGCCGCACGCCCCCGCCGGCCCAGCCCGCCCGGGTCTGGCCGCACGTGGACCCGGACAACCCGGTCGCCGCCAACGCCGTGCTGATGCGCGCCTTCAGCCTGGTCGGCACCCCGTACCGCTACGGCGGCAACACCCCGGAAGGCGGCTTCGACTGCAGCGGCCTGGTCAATTACGTCTACCGCGACATGCTGGCGCTGAACCTGCCGCGGACCTCGCGCGACCTGGCCGGCTACCAGGGCCCGCGCATCGACCCGCTGCGGCTGGCGGCCGGCGACCTGGTGTTCTTCGGCAGCTCCGGCAACGTCAGCCACGTCGGCATCTACGTCGGCGAAGGCCGCTTCGTCCACGCCCCCAGCACCGGCGGCACGGTCCGCCTGGACCGCCTGGACGGCCCGTACTGGCGCGATCATTACAGCGGCGCCAAGCGGATTCTCAAGTAA
- a CDS encoding FKBP-type peptidyl-prolyl cis-trans isomerase — MKIEKDRVVRFHYTVAEQGGEPVESSEGREPLAILIGHNNIIPGLEKAMDGREAGDKFEVDVPAAEAYGERQDGLTQRVPKKYFKDAKLTPGMQAVLPTNFGPRAVTILKVGMSVVDVDLNHPMAGKDLHFAIEIVEVREAAAEEVEHGHVHGDGGHAH; from the coding sequence ATGAAAATCGAAAAAGATCGCGTCGTGCGTTTCCACTACACCGTAGCCGAGCAGGGCGGCGAGCCCGTCGAGAGCTCGGAAGGCCGCGAACCGCTGGCGATCCTGATCGGCCACAACAACATCATCCCGGGCCTGGAAAAGGCGATGGACGGCCGCGAGGCCGGCGACAAGTTCGAAGTCGACGTGCCGGCGGCCGAAGCCTACGGCGAGCGCCAGGACGGCCTGACCCAGCGCGTGCCGAAGAAGTACTTCAAGGACGCCAAGCTGACCCCGGGCATGCAGGCCGTGCTGCCGACCAACTTCGGCCCGCGCGCGGTGACGATCCTGAAGGTCGGCATGAGCGTGGTCGACGTCGACCTGAACCATCCGATGGCCGGCAAGGACCTGCACTTCGCGATCGAGATCGTCGAAGTGCGCGAAGCGGCGGCGGAAGAAGTCGAGCACGGCCACGTGCACGGCGACGGCGGCCACGCCCACTGA
- a CDS encoding C40 family peptidase: MSAGAASSLLPGGPSLRNDSADAPEASGGHMLPEAMTLSDRALMLATDLNRMLGQGQDIPLSKSDIPVAEQGRIKGMLQKALALLGTPYRWGGTSPDQGFDCSGLVGYVFRNALGIELPRVSREMAKTGEVIDRDAMTEGDLVFFGRRGRVDHVGIYLGDGRFVHAPRTGKDVTVSSLDSGYWSGKFMEARRVDGI, translated from the coding sequence GTGAGCGCCGGCGCGGCTTCCTCGCTGCTCCCGGGCGGCCCCTCGCTGCGCAACGATTCGGCCGACGCGCCGGAAGCCAGCGGCGGCCACATGCTGCCGGAAGCGATGACCCTGTCCGACCGCGCGCTGATGCTGGCGACCGACCTGAACCGGATGCTCGGCCAGGGCCAGGACATCCCGCTGAGCAAGAGCGACATCCCGGTCGCCGAACAGGGCCGGATCAAGGGCATGCTGCAAAAGGCCCTGGCCCTGCTGGGCACCCCGTACCGCTGGGGCGGCACCTCGCCGGACCAGGGCTTCGACTGCTCGGGCCTGGTCGGCTACGTGTTCCGCAACGCCCTGGGCATCGAACTGCCGCGCGTCTCGCGCGAGATGGCCAAGACCGGCGAAGTGATCGACCGCGACGCCATGACCGAAGGCGACCTGGTGTTCTTCGGCCGCCGCGGCCGCGTCGACCACGTCGGCATCTACCTCGGCGACGGCCGCTTCGTGCACGCCCCGCGCACCGGCAAGGACGTGACCGTGTCGAGCCTCGACAGCGGCTACTGGAGCGGCAAGTTCATGGAAGCGCGCCGGGTCGACGGCATCTGA
- a CDS encoding DUF418 domain-containing protein → MTASVPEFAPVAAPQRVAALDALRGLALLGILLSNVSGFAGPLLELHDGIDPALRGADRAWATFVYVAINDKAWSLFALLFGMGFATMLARAQAAARGFVAVYLRRSLGLLAIGLIHAWLIWAGDILVTYALCAFALLALRKLSAQTWLALGGALYAAGIGWMLLIAAALTVPGVAVGGPQDLAAAQAERAAEVAAYAHGDYAAATAQRLWFFFDFVVSGWTLMLPLTLGLFLIGAGLARSGVLADPQRQRERLRAMLAWGLAVGAALTAASVALTATPSTAVFTARSMLAQTLHLAAGLPLALAAIAAIVSWLHAGARWPLRFAAAGRMALSHYLTQSLVATWLMYGYGLGQWGRWSYSTLILAALALFVAQMAFSTWWLRRFRFGPLEWLWRAFTYARWPPLRVERAAG, encoded by the coding sequence ATGACCGCTTCCGTCCCCGAATTCGCCCCGGTCGCCGCGCCGCAACGCGTGGCCGCGCTCGACGCGCTGCGCGGGCTGGCCCTGCTCGGCATCCTGCTCAGCAACGTTTCCGGCTTCGCCGGGCCGCTGCTGGAATTGCACGACGGCATCGACCCGGCGTTGCGCGGCGCCGACCGCGCCTGGGCGACGTTCGTCTACGTGGCGATCAACGACAAGGCCTGGAGCCTGTTCGCGCTGCTGTTCGGCATGGGCTTCGCGACCATGCTCGCGCGCGCGCAGGCGGCCGCGCGCGGCTTCGTCGCGGTCTACCTGCGCCGCAGCCTCGGTTTGCTGGCGATCGGCCTGATCCATGCGTGGCTGATCTGGGCCGGCGACATCCTGGTCACCTATGCCTTGTGCGCGTTCGCGCTGCTGGCGCTGCGCAAGCTGTCGGCGCAGACGTGGCTGGCCCTGGGCGGCGCGCTGTACGCGGCCGGCATCGGCTGGATGCTGCTGATCGCCGCGGCGCTGACCGTGCCCGGCGTGGCGGTCGGCGGGCCGCAGGATCTGGCCGCGGCGCAGGCCGAGCGCGCGGCCGAAGTCGCCGCGTACGCCCACGGCGATTACGCCGCGGCCACCGCCCAGCGCCTGTGGTTCTTCTTCGACTTCGTCGTCTCCGGCTGGACGCTGATGTTGCCGCTGACCCTGGGCCTGTTCCTGATCGGCGCCGGCCTGGCGCGCAGCGGTGTGCTGGCCGATCCGCAGCGCCAGCGCGAACGATTGCGGGCGATGCTGGCGTGGGGCCTGGCCGTCGGCGCCGCGCTGACCGCCGCGAGCGTGGCGCTGACCGCGACGCCGTCGACGGCGGTCTTCACCGCCAGGTCGATGCTGGCGCAGACGCTGCACCTCGCCGCCGGCCTGCCGCTGGCGCTGGCCGCGATCGCCGCGATCGTGTCGTGGCTGCACGCCGGCGCGCGCTGGCCGCTGCGCTTCGCCGCGGCCGGGCGCATGGCGCTGAGCCACTACCTGACCCAGTCGCTGGTCGCGACGTGGCTGATGTACGGCTACGGCCTGGGGCAGTGGGGGCGCTGGTCGTACAGCACCCTGATCCTGGCCGCGCTGGCGCTGTTCGTCGCGCAGATGGCGTTCAGTACGTGGTGGCTGCGCCGGTTCCGGTTCGGGCCGTTGGAATGGTTGTGGCGTGCTTTCACGTATGCGCGTTGGCCGCCGTTGCGGGTGGAGCGGGCGGCGGGATGA
- a CDS encoding M4 family metallopeptidase, with amino-acid sequence MQLKYALLGSAILAALALTAGRTNAIADLAGGDAAAAPAASAALAAQSRADAANAVAEHHRTPLAALFAGTGARAGSDLVASSPGEAEADASPAAARARGLLQGAAGREVNRVAADGFRARDVMVDRDGTEHVRMERSYQGLPVVGGDFVVHSQNGQLKSISQGDNMRTLARPELQPKIGLEQAKVEAGANFDGQVRNIDNAGLVVFARGVEPTLAYQLELHGDRRNDPLPGHITYFVDAGNGKLLQADDRIQTAASNGTGKTLLIGNVGIVTDSTSSGFRLVDPSRGNGSTYDAQGSMSYTNGFPSATLFTDADNSWGNNATSDRATVAADAYYGVAATWDYYKNVHGRNGIFNDGKGVKSFVHVGSNYDNAFWYGSQKLMAYGDGSSFKPLVALDVAGHEMTHGVTEATARLGYYNIKDTGGINEGVSDIFGTLVEFSANNANDPGDYLMGEKLVKNNPNGTSALRILFKQDADGRSKVCYPSGGFTASQTGQGGTYDPHYTSGVLNRMFYLLSEGAVVPAGFNYTKAQLVCNGDTAITGIGRNKVGAIMYRALTRYFVSSTTYPQARTWTLQAATDLYGANSAEYAAVARAWSAVSVN; translated from the coding sequence ATGCAACTCAAGTACGCATTGCTCGGTAGCGCCATTCTCGCCGCGCTGGCTTTGACCGCCGGCCGCACCAACGCCATCGCCGACCTGGCCGGCGGCGACGCCGCGGCCGCGCCGGCCGCTTCGGCCGCGCTCGCCGCGCAGAGCCGCGCCGATGCCGCGAACGCCGTCGCCGAGCATCACCGCACCCCGCTGGCGGCGCTGTTCGCCGGCACCGGCGCGCGCGCCGGCAGCGATCTGGTCGCTTCCTCGCCGGGCGAAGCCGAGGCCGACGCCTCGCCCGCCGCCGCGCGCGCGCGCGGCCTGCTGCAGGGCGCCGCCGGGCGCGAAGTGAACCGCGTCGCCGCCGACGGCTTCCGCGCCCGCGACGTGATGGTGGACCGCGACGGCACCGAGCACGTGCGCATGGAGCGCAGCTACCAGGGCCTGCCGGTCGTCGGCGGCGACTTCGTCGTGCACAGCCAGAACGGCCAGCTCAAGTCGATCAGCCAGGGCGACAACATGCGCACCCTCGCCCGCCCCGAGTTGCAGCCGAAGATCGGCCTGGAGCAGGCCAAGGTCGAGGCCGGCGCCAACTTCGACGGCCAGGTGCGCAACATCGACAACGCCGGGCTGGTGGTGTTCGCGCGCGGGGTCGAGCCGACCCTGGCGTATCAGCTGGAACTGCACGGCGACCGCCGCAACGACCCGCTGCCGGGCCACATCACCTACTTCGTCGACGCCGGCAACGGCAAGCTGCTGCAGGCCGACGACCGCATCCAGACCGCCGCCTCCAACGGCACCGGCAAGACCCTGCTGATCGGCAACGTCGGCATCGTCACCGACTCCACCAGCAGCGGCTTCCGCCTGGTCGACCCGAGCCGCGGCAACGGCTCGACCTACGACGCGCAAGGCTCGATGAGCTACACCAACGGCTTCCCGAGCGCGACCTTGTTCACCGACGCCGACAACAGCTGGGGCAACAACGCCACCAGCGACCGCGCCACCGTCGCCGCCGACGCCTACTACGGCGTCGCCGCGACCTGGGACTATTACAAGAACGTGCACGGCCGCAACGGCATCTTCAACGACGGCAAGGGCGTCAAGAGCTTCGTCCACGTCGGCAGCAACTACGACAACGCGTTCTGGTACGGCTCGCAGAAGCTGATGGCCTACGGCGACGGTTCCAGCTTCAAGCCGCTGGTGGCGCTGGACGTGGCCGGCCACGAAATGACCCACGGCGTGACCGAGGCCACCGCGCGCCTGGGCTACTACAACATCAAGGACACCGGCGGCATCAACGAAGGCGTCTCCGACATCTTCGGCACCCTGGTCGAGTTCAGCGCCAACAACGCCAACGACCCGGGCGACTATCTGATGGGCGAGAAGCTGGTCAAGAACAACCCCAACGGCACCAGCGCGCTGCGCATCCTGTTCAAGCAGGACGCCGACGGCCGTTCCAAGGTCTGCTACCCCAGCGGCGGCTTCACTGCCTCGCAGACCGGCCAGGGCGGCACCTACGACCCGCACTACACCTCCGGCGTGCTGAACCGCATGTTCTATCTGTTGTCCGAAGGCGCGGTGGTGCCGGCCGGGTTCAACTACACCAAGGCCCAGCTGGTCTGCAACGGCGACACCGCGATTACCGGCATCGGCCGCAACAAGGTCGGCGCGATCATGTACCGCGCGCTGACCCGCTACTTCGTGTCCAGCACCACCTATCCGCAGGCGCGCACCTGGACCTTGCAGGCGGCGACCGATCTGTACGGCGCCAATTCGGCCGAGTACGCCGCGGTGGCGCGCGCGTGGAGCGCGGTCAGCGTCAACTGA